In a single window of the Penaeus monodon isolate SGIC_2016 chromosome 3, NSTDA_Pmon_1, whole genome shotgun sequence genome:
- the LOC119586784 gene encoding adhesive plaque matrix protein-like, producing the protein MFTKTVLALALVAVTLAAPSQPSYGYTPPATYDAPAKYDFNYAVKDDYSGNDFGHQEARDGYDTQGSYYVLLPDGRLQKVAYTVNSDSGYVAEVSYEGEAQYPEYKPAPAYKPAPAYKPTPAYKPAPAYTPAPAYNPAPTYTGTILPHQTNFVQITLNHTSTQELTFTHMKVKSILFIMFTKAVVALALVAVTLAAPSQPSYGYAPPANYDAPAKYDFNYAVKDDYSGNDFGHQEARDGYDTQGSYYVLLPDGRLQKVAYTVNGDSGYVAEVSYEGEAQYPEYKPAPAYKPAPAYKPAPAYKPAPAYKPAPAYKPEPTYA; encoded by the exons ATGTTCACTAAG ACCGTCCTCGCTCTCGCCCTTGTGGCTGTAACTTTGGCTGCTCCTTCACAGCCTTCCTACGGATATACTCCTCCTGCAACCTACGAc GCTCCTGCCAAGTATGACTTCAATTATgccgtgaaggacgactactccggaAACGACTTTGGTCACCAAGAAGCTCGCGACGGTTACGATACTCAGGGTTCTTACTACGTTCTCCTTCCtgacggtcgtctgcagaaggtcgccTACACTGTCAATAGCGACTCtggctacgtggctgaggtcagctacgagggtgaagctcagtaccccgagtacaagcctgctcctgcctacaagcccgCCCCTGCTTACAAGCCCACCCCTGCTTACAAGCCCGCCCCTGCTTACACGCCCGCCCCTGCTTACAATCCTGCTCCTACCTAT ACCGGCACGATTTTACCTCATCAAACGAATTTTGTCCAAATCACCCTCAATCACACCTCAACTCAAGAACTTACCTTCACCCATATGAAGGTTAAG TCCATCCTCTTCATCATGTTCACTAAG GCCGTCGTCGCTCTCGCCCTTGTAGCCGTCACTCTGGCTGCTCCTTCACAGCCTTCCTATGGATATGCTCCTCCGGCAAACTATGAT GCTCCCgctaagtacgacttcaactatgccgtgaaggacgactactccggaAACGACTTTGGTCACCAAGAGGCCCGTGACGGATACGACACCCAGGGATCTTACTACGTcctccttcccgacggtcgtctgcagaaggtcgccTACACTGTCAATGGCGACTCTGGTTACGTGGCtgaggtcagctacgagggtgaagcccagtaccccgagtacaagcctgctcctgcctacaagcctgctcctgcctacaagcctgctcctgcctacaagcccgCCCCCGCTTACAAGCCAGCCCCTGCCTACAAGCCTGAACCTACATATGCCTAA
- the LOC119586795 gene encoding LOW QUALITY PROTEIN: adhesive plaque matrix protein-like (The sequence of the model RefSeq protein was modified relative to this genomic sequence to represent the inferred CDS: deleted 1 base in 1 codon): protein MFTKTVLALALVAVTLAVPSQPSYGYTPPATYDAPAKYDFNYAVKDDYSGNDFGHQEARDGYDTQGSYYVLLPDGRLQKVAYTVNGDSGYVAEVSYEGEAQYPEYKPAPAYKPAPAYKPAPAYKPAPAYKPAPAYKPAPAYKPAPAYCKKMTGTILPHQTNFVQITLNHTSTQELTFTHTKVKLSIMFTKAVIALALVAVTLAAPSQPSYGYAPPATYDAPAKYDFNYAVKDDYSGNDFGHQEARDGYDTQGSYYVLLPDGRLQKVAYTVNGDSGYVAEVSYEGEAQYPEYKPAPAYKPAPAYKPALPTSPPPLTSQPLPTSLNLHTPKLIIYKEYLLNEAYQESFLYFILQNRKLKNCLFSSTISNKPKLFSKFIGSVINRLRSRTCVLLLTITLRHPMMMITLETTSTISKPATNTALRVPTSSSFRRLQRVTYTANGDSGYMAEVSYEGEAQYPDWKYAHASQVSQLLLSILDLAVFSGSESLHSGNAI, encoded by the exons ATGTTCACTAAG ACCGTCCTCGCTCTCGCCCTTGTGGCCGTAACTTTGGCTGTTCCTTCACAGCCTTCCTACGGATATACTCCTCCTGCAACCTACGAC GCTCCTGCCAAGTATGACTTCAATTATgccgtgaaggacgactactccggaaacgacttcggtcaccaggaaGCTCGCGACGGTTACGATACTCAGGGTTCTTACTACGTtctccttcccgacggtcgtctacagaaggtcgcctacactgtcaacggcgactctggctacgtggctgaggtcagctacgagggtgaagctcagtaccccgagtacaagcctgctcctgcctacaagcccgCTCCTGCTTACAAGCCCGCCCCTGCTTACAAGCCCGCCCCTGCTTACAAGCCCGCCCCTGCTTACAAGCCCGCCCCTGCTtacaagcctgctcctgcctAT TGTAAAAAAATGACCGGCACGATTTTACCTCATCAAACGAATTTTGTCCAAATCACCCTCAATCACACCTCAACTCAAGAACTTACCTTCACCCATACCAAGGTTAAG CTCTCCATCATGTTCACTAAG GCCGTCATCGCTCTCGCCCTTGTAGCCGTCACTCTGGCTGCTCCTTCACAGCCTTCCTATGGATATGCTCCTCCGGCAACCTATGAT GCTCCCgctaagtacgacttcaactatgccgtgaaggacgactactccggcAACGACTTTGGTCACCAAGAGGCCCGTGACGGATACGACacccagggatcctactacgtcctccttcccgacggtcgtctgcagaaggtcgcatacactgtcaacggcgactctggctacgtggctgaggtcagcTATGAGGGTGAAGCCCAGTACCCCGAGtacaagcctgctcctgcctacaagcctgctcctgcctacaagcctgct ctgcctacaagcccgCCCCCGCTTACAAGCCAGCCCCTGCCTACAAGCCTGAACCTACATACGCCTAAGTTAATTATTTACAAGGAATATTTATTAAACGAAGCCTATCAAGAGTCGTTTCTATATTTTATCCTTCAGAATAGGAAGTTGAAG AACTGCCTGTTTTCATCAACTATATCCAATAAGCCAAAGCTATTCAGTAAATTCATTGGCTCTGTGATAA ACCGCCTTCGCTCTCGCACTTGTGTGCTCCTTCTTACGATTACTCTCCGGCATCCTATGAT GATGATTACTCTGGAAACGACTTCGACCATCAGTAAGCCCGCGACGAATACAGCACTCAGGGTTCCTACTTCGTCCTCCTTCCGTCGTCTACAGAGAGTCACCTACACAGCCAACGGCGACTCTGGCTACATGGCTGAAGTCAGCTACGAGGGTGAAGCGCAGTATCCCGA TTGGAAATATGCCCATGCTTCTCAAGTATCACAATTACTCTTATCAATTTTGGATCTAGCAGTATTCAGCGGATCAGAATCGCTCCATTCAGGCAATGCaatttaa